The Anabaena sp. WA102 genome contains a region encoding:
- a CDS encoding ferritin-like domain-containing protein, with protein MQELDHQKTIDILNSIMEFELAGVVRYTHYSLMVTGPNRIPIVAFFKAQAAESLLHAQQVGEILTGLEGHPTLRIAPMEETFKHNVKDILQESLSHEKKALDMYKTLLETVNNASIYLEEFTRGMIGQEEMHNLELKKMLRDFS; from the coding sequence ATGCAAGAACTCGACCACCAAAAGACCATTGATATTCTCAACTCCATCATGGAATTTGAACTAGCAGGGGTAGTTCGTTACACCCATTATTCCTTAATGGTGACAGGTCCTAATCGTATCCCCATTGTGGCATTCTTCAAAGCACAAGCCGCAGAATCTTTACTTCATGCTCAACAAGTAGGAGAAATTCTCACAGGCTTAGAAGGGCATCCTACGTTGAGAATTGCTCCAATGGAAGAAACTTTCAAGCATAATGTTAAGGACATATTACAAGAAAGTTTATCCCATGAAAAGAAAGCTTTGGATATGTACAAAACTCTTCTAGAAACCGTCAATAATGCCAGTATCTATTTAGAAGAATTTACTCGTGGTATGATCGGACAAGAAGAGATGCACAATCTCGAACTCAAGAAAATGTTACGCGATTTCAGCTAA